The following proteins are encoded in a genomic region of Pagrus major chromosome 16, Pma_NU_1.0:
- the syt14a gene encoding synaptotagmin-14 — protein sequence FPGGERNCGVHELICVRKVSPEVLGFLTAIGLFIILMTLLFWYLNNKLALENPGSLQCLDDFRKKTELQDKAYTDADLQGSSSDSEDELMGQYQEAVSRSQGLRGGAKSAANTKLAGGFSWESRQKYSPLTADYEGYSSEASADDANCIQRMRRTPPLDELQPPPYQDENGSPRMSCTLSDLGDAKCDLSHTSGSPHMSFGKCPSEGSDGHETGSYLNKGYEEDVPSDSTAVLSPEDMSAGGSAAQLPKGYEPDPLAKYGTLDVVFDFDSEDQQLAVTIMAVTDLPALKRTGNISWQVHLVLLPTKKQRAKTGIQRGPCPIFTETFRFSHVESEMISNYAIRFRLYSMRRMKKEKVLGEKVFYLTKLNLQGKMSVPVILDACCALPGGESQVSLSDMTCSESASSFQSVSQTSTPEILVGLVYNATTGRLSVEIIKGIHFKNLAANKPPNGLFCCLKHLIGGQVYIIRDTYVKLTLLNSMGHEMSKCKTSICRGQPNPTYKETFVFQVALFQLSDVTLILSVYNKRSMKRKEMIGWISLGLNSSGEEELTHWTQMKESKGQQVCRWHSLLES from the exons TTTCCAGGTGGCGAGCGTAATTGTGGAGTACATGAGCTGATCTGCGTCAGAAAAG TCTCTCCAGAGGTGCTGGGGTTTCTGACAGCCATCGGactcttcatcatcctcatgACCCTCCTTTTCTGGTACCTCAACAACAAGTTGGCACTAGAGAACCCAGGGAGCCTTCAGTGCCTTGATgacttcaggaaaaaaacagagcttCAAG ACAAGGCCTACACTGACGCCGACCTGCAGGGCTCATCGTCGGACAGTGAGGATGAACTTATGGGTCAGTATCAGGAAGCAGTCAGCCGCTCCCAAGGCCTCCGGGGAGGAGCCAAGTCAGCTGCTAATACCAAACTCGCAGGAGGTTTCAGCTGGGAGAGCCGGCAAAAGTACAGCCCTCTGACTGCTGATTATGAGGGCTACAGCAGTGAAGCCTCGGCTGATGACG CCAACTGTATCCAGAGGATGAGACGAACTCCGCCATTGGATGAGCTTCAGCCACCTCCTTATCAGGATGAGAATGGCTCTCCAAGGATGTCCTGTACGCTGTCAGACCTGGGAGACGCCAAGTGTGATCTATCCCACACCAGTGGCAGTCCCCACATGTCCTTTGGCAAATGCCCCAGTGAGGGCAGCGACGGCCACGAGACTGGAAGTTACCTCAACAAGGGTTACGAGGAGGATGTACCCAGTGACAGTACAGCTGTCCTCAGCCCAGAG GACATGTCAGCGGGTGGATCAGCAGCTCAGCTCCCTAAAGGTTATGAACCGGATCCGCTTGCAAAATATGGCACTCTGGATGTGGTGTTTGACTTTGACTCAGAGGACCAGCAGCTGGCGGTCACCATCATGGCAGTTACAGACCTCCCTGCCCTAAAACGCACCGGCAACATCTCCTGGCAGGTCCACCTTGTGTTGCTGCCCACCAAGAAGCAGAGGGCGAAAACAGGAATCCAGAGAGGGCCATGCCCAATCTTCACTGAAACCTTCCGCTTCAGCCATGTGGAGTCGGAGATGATCAGCAATTACGCCATCCGATTCCGCCTTTACAGTATGCGGAggatgaagaaggagaaggtgCTCGGGGAAAAGGTGTTCTACCTCACCAAGCTCAACCTTCAGGGCAAAATGTCTGTGCCGGTCATATTAGACGCATGCTGTGCTCTCCCG gGTGGTGAATCCCAGGTCAGCCTCTCAGATATGACATGCAGTGAAAGCGCCTCATCattccagtcagtcagtcaaacaTCCACACCAGAGATCCTTGTGGGCCTGGTGTACAACGCCACCACAGGACGTCTCTCTGTGGAGATCATCAAAGGCATCCATTTCAAAAACCTGGCTGCCAACAAGCCACCCA ATGGACTGTTCTGTTGTCTTAAACACTTGATAGGTGGACAGGTTTATATTATCAGAG ATACATACGTTAAGCTGACCCTACTGAACTCCATGGGCCACGAGATGTCCAAGTGTAAGACATCCATCTGTCGAGGTCAGCCCAACCCGACCTACAAAGAGACGTTTGTCTTCCAGGTAGCTCTTTTCCAGCTGTCGGACGTCACACTCATCCTCTCCGTCTACAACAAGCGCAGCATGAAGCGCAAGGAGATGATTGGCTGGATCTCGCTCGGCCTCAACAGCTCCGGAGAGGAGGAGCTCACCCACTGGACTCAGATGAAGGAGTCAAAAGGACAGCAGGTTTGCCGTTGGCACAGTTTGTTGGAGTCCTAA